The sequence ATTCTCTCTTCACCCTAATTCCTTCAATATTTTACCAAGGATTCCGACATGCGCTTTTCCAACCTCACCATCGGCAAAAAGATCGCTTCTGGCTTCGGGGCGATCCTGACCTTAGTCATTATTTTCTCGGTGCTCAGCTTTTTCGGCATCAACACCATAGTCCACAAAGCCAAGGAGGTCATTGCCGGCAACACCCTGGATGCCACCCTCGCCCAAAAGGTCGTTGACCACCTGACTTGGACCAACAAACTAAATACCGCCCTGGTCGATGCCAAAGCAACCCAGGTCGGGGTAGAAACCGACGACCACAAATGCGGCCTCGGCAAATGGCTCTACGGTGAAGGTCGCACCGAAGCGGAAGCTATGGCTCCCCACCTGGCCCCTCTGCTCAAAGATTTAGAGCAACCCCACTCCAACCTTCATCAAACCGCTATCGCCATCAACACCTCCATGGGAAAACAAGGCTCGGACCGAACTGAGGCCGTTAGCATCTACCTCACCAAGACCCTACCCGCACTCTCTGAGGTCCAGGGGCATCTCAAAAAAATCCGCGAGCAAGGCCGTGCCGACATCAGCACCGACCAGGCCATGCTGAAATCATCCAACTCCTTTAAACAAAACACCATTATTGGCAGCATTGTCACGCTCCTTGTTTTCCCTTG comes from Desulfobulbaceae bacterium and encodes:
- a CDS encoding methyl-accepting chemotaxis protein, whose amino-acid sequence is MRFSNLTIGKKIASGFGAILTLVIIFSVLSFFGINTIVHKAKEVIAGNTLDATLAQKVVDHLTWTNKLNTALVDAKATQVGVETDDHKCGLGKWLYGEGRTEAEAMAPHLAPLLKDLEQPHSNLHQTAIAINTSMGKQGSDRTEAVSIYLTKTLPALSEVQGHLKKIREQGRADISTDQAMLKSSNSFKQNTIIGSIVTLLVFP